The following proteins are co-located in the Hemicordylus capensis ecotype Gifberg chromosome 11, rHemCap1.1.pri, whole genome shotgun sequence genome:
- the FHL1 gene encoding four and a half LIM domains protein 1 isoform X3 has translation MSERFDCHYCRDPLHGKKYVQKEGRHCCVKCFDKFCANTCIECRKPIGADSKELHFKNRYWHDTCFRCFKCSASLVNEPFMLKEHNKVWCNKCTTIEGAPTCKGCLKPIVSGDQNVEYKKTVWHKECFTCNNCKQVIGTASFFPKGDEIYCVTCHEQKFAKTCVKCKNAITSGGVSYQDQPYHAECFVCATCTKKLGGQRFTAVEDQFYCVDCYKSFVAKKCSGCKNPITGFGKGTNVVSHEGHSWHDYCFNCKKCSIPLANKPFVFLNDQVYCPNCAKKL, from the exons ATGTCCGAGCGCTTTGACTGCCACTACTGCCGTGACCCACTGCACGGGAAGAAGTATGTGCAGAAGGAAGGCCGCCATTGCTGCGTCAAATGCTTTGATAAATTCTGTGCCAACACCTGCATAGAGTGCCGGAAACCCATCGGAGCTGATTCGAAG GAGCTGCACTTCAAGAACCGCTACTGGCACGACACCTGCTTCCGCTGCTTCAAGTGCTCGGCGTCCCTGGTGAACGAGCCCTTCATGCTGAAGGAGCACAACAAGGTGTGGTGCAACAAGTGTACCACCATCGAGGGGGCGCCCACCTGCAAGGGCTGCCTGAAGCCCATTGTGTCAG GTGATCAGAATGTGGAATACAAGAAGACCGTCTGGCACAAGGAGTGCTTTACATGCAACAACTGCAAGCAGGTGATTGGCACGGCTAGCTTCTTCCCCAAAGGAGACGAGATCTACTGTGTCACCTGCCACGAGCAGAAGTTTGCCAAGACCTGTGTCAAGTGCAAGAAT GCCATCACCTCAGGAGGCGTCTCCTACCAGGATCAGCCTTACCACGCGGAGTGCTTCGTCTGTGCCACTTGCACCAAGAAGCTGGGTGGGCAGCGCTTCACCGCTGTGGAGGATCAGTTCTACTGTGTGGATTGCTACAAGTCCTTTGTTGCCAAGAAGTGCAGCGGATGCAAGAACCCCATCACAG GCTTTGGAAAAGGCACCAACGTGGTCAGCCATGAAGGCCATTCCTGGCACGATTACTGCTTCAACTGCAAGAAGTGCTCCATCCCGTTGGCTAACAAACCGTTCGTCTTCCTCAACGATCAAGTTTACTGCCCCAATTGTGCCAAGAAGCTGTAA
- the FHL1 gene encoding four and a half LIM domains protein 1 isoform X2: protein MAYHRHSGPGSYTVGTMSERFDCHYCRDPLHGKKYVQKEGRHCCVKCFDKFCANTCIECRKPIGADSKELHFKNRYWHDTCFRCFKCSASLVNEPFMLKEHNKVWCNKCTTIEGAPTCKGCLKPIVSGDQNVEYKKTVWHKECFTCNNCKQVIGTASFFPKGDEIYCVTCHEQKFAKTCVKCKNAITSGGVSYQDQPYHAECFVCATCTKKLGGQRFTAVEDQFYCVDCYKSFVAKKCSGCKNPITGFGKGTNVVSHEGHSWHDYCFNCKKCSIPLANKPFVFLNDQVYCPNCAKKL, encoded by the exons GGCCCGGCAGCTACACTGTGGGCACCATGTCCGAGCGCTTTGACTGCCACTACTGCCGTGACCCACTGCACGGGAAGAAGTATGTGCAGAAGGAAGGCCGCCATTGCTGCGTCAAATGCTTTGATAAATTCTGTGCCAACACCTGCATAGAGTGCCGGAAACCCATCGGAGCTGATTCGAAG GAGCTGCACTTCAAGAACCGCTACTGGCACGACACCTGCTTCCGCTGCTTCAAGTGCTCGGCGTCCCTGGTGAACGAGCCCTTCATGCTGAAGGAGCACAACAAGGTGTGGTGCAACAAGTGTACCACCATCGAGGGGGCGCCCACCTGCAAGGGCTGCCTGAAGCCCATTGTGTCAG GTGATCAGAATGTGGAATACAAGAAGACCGTCTGGCACAAGGAGTGCTTTACATGCAACAACTGCAAGCAGGTGATTGGCACGGCTAGCTTCTTCCCCAAAGGAGACGAGATCTACTGTGTCACCTGCCACGAGCAGAAGTTTGCCAAGACCTGTGTCAAGTGCAAGAAT GCCATCACCTCAGGAGGCGTCTCCTACCAGGATCAGCCTTACCACGCGGAGTGCTTCGTCTGTGCCACTTGCACCAAGAAGCTGGGTGGGCAGCGCTTCACCGCTGTGGAGGATCAGTTCTACTGTGTGGATTGCTACAAGTCCTTTGTTGCCAAGAAGTGCAGCGGATGCAAGAACCCCATCACAG GCTTTGGAAAAGGCACCAACGTGGTCAGCCATGAAGGCCATTCCTGGCACGATTACTGCTTCAACTGCAAGAAGTGCTCCATCCCGTTGGCTAACAAACCGTTCGTCTTCCTCAACGATCAAGTTTACTGCCCCAATTGTGCCAAGAAGCTGTAA
- the FHL1 gene encoding four and a half LIM domains protein 1 isoform X1 translates to MSSSNDAEGPSGGAECQGAEDQGPGSYTVGTMSERFDCHYCRDPLHGKKYVQKEGRHCCVKCFDKFCANTCIECRKPIGADSKELHFKNRYWHDTCFRCFKCSASLVNEPFMLKEHNKVWCNKCTTIEGAPTCKGCLKPIVSGDQNVEYKKTVWHKECFTCNNCKQVIGTASFFPKGDEIYCVTCHEQKFAKTCVKCKNAITSGGVSYQDQPYHAECFVCATCTKKLGGQRFTAVEDQFYCVDCYKSFVAKKCSGCKNPITGFGKGTNVVSHEGHSWHDYCFNCKKCSIPLANKPFVFLNDQVYCPNCAKKL, encoded by the exons GGCCCGGCAGCTACACTGTGGGCACCATGTCCGAGCGCTTTGACTGCCACTACTGCCGTGACCCACTGCACGGGAAGAAGTATGTGCAGAAGGAAGGCCGCCATTGCTGCGTCAAATGCTTTGATAAATTCTGTGCCAACACCTGCATAGAGTGCCGGAAACCCATCGGAGCTGATTCGAAG GAGCTGCACTTCAAGAACCGCTACTGGCACGACACCTGCTTCCGCTGCTTCAAGTGCTCGGCGTCCCTGGTGAACGAGCCCTTCATGCTGAAGGAGCACAACAAGGTGTGGTGCAACAAGTGTACCACCATCGAGGGGGCGCCCACCTGCAAGGGCTGCCTGAAGCCCATTGTGTCAG GTGATCAGAATGTGGAATACAAGAAGACCGTCTGGCACAAGGAGTGCTTTACATGCAACAACTGCAAGCAGGTGATTGGCACGGCTAGCTTCTTCCCCAAAGGAGACGAGATCTACTGTGTCACCTGCCACGAGCAGAAGTTTGCCAAGACCTGTGTCAAGTGCAAGAAT GCCATCACCTCAGGAGGCGTCTCCTACCAGGATCAGCCTTACCACGCGGAGTGCTTCGTCTGTGCCACTTGCACCAAGAAGCTGGGTGGGCAGCGCTTCACCGCTGTGGAGGATCAGTTCTACTGTGTGGATTGCTACAAGTCCTTTGTTGCCAAGAAGTGCAGCGGATGCAAGAACCCCATCACAG GCTTTGGAAAAGGCACCAACGTGGTCAGCCATGAAGGCCATTCCTGGCACGATTACTGCTTCAACTGCAAGAAGTGCTCCATCCCGTTGGCTAACAAACCGTTCGTCTTCCTCAACGATCAAGTTTACTGCCCCAATTGTGCCAAGAAGCTGTAA